From Bacteroidia bacterium, a single genomic window includes:
- a CDS encoding NAD(P)H-dependent oxidoreductase, translating into MKIYLLLGHPDSGSFNAQIAETYAIAAKNKGNEVRMQKLGDLKFDPVLWEGFKTKQELEPDLKQAQENLSWCDHWVIVYPIWWGSFPGLLKGFFDRVLLSGFAFKYKKDSPLWDKLMKGRSAEVITTCDAPTLWIWLMYRNSDLNTIRRAILEFCGFKFKRSTRIGRMRFLDETQRSKILKQISSLVS; encoded by the coding sequence ATGAAAATTTACTTGTTGTTAGGACACCCTGATTCAGGCAGTTTTAATGCCCAAATTGCTGAAACATATGCAATAGCTGCCAAAAACAAAGGAAATGAAGTTCGAATGCAAAAGCTTGGAGACTTAAAATTTGACCCGGTACTTTGGGAAGGATTTAAAACCAAACAGGAGTTGGAGCCTGACTTGAAACAAGCTCAGGAAAACCTAAGCTGGTGCGATCACTGGGTTATTGTTTATCCCATCTGGTGGGGTTCGTTTCCGGGTTTGCTGAAAGGTTTTTTCGACCGGGTTTTGCTCTCCGGTTTTGCCTTTAAATATAAAAAGGATTCCCCTCTTTGGGATAAACTAATGAAAGGTAGAAGTGCAGAAGTAATAACTACCTGCGATGCTCCAACCTTATGGATTTGGCTGATGTATCGAAACAGTGACCTTAATACCATTCGAAGAGCTATTTTGGAGTTTTGCGGCTTCAAATTCAAACGTTCAACCCGCATAGGTCGTATGCGATTCCTGGATGAAACCCAGCGCTCCAAAATTTTAAAACAAATTAGTTCACTGGTAAGCTAA